The Bacteroidota bacterium genomic sequence GCAATATTATAACGGCAAGTCCAAAGATGCAAGATGTTTTAAAAACGGTTCAACAAATTGCTTCAACAAATTTCACTGTACTTATTGAAGGTGAAACCGGAACAGGAAAAGAATTGGTAGCAAGGGCAATTCACTCTTCAAGTCAGCGCTCTGCTAAAACTTTCGTCGACATAAATTGCGGCGCCATCCCCAGAGAATTATTAGAGAGCGAATTTTTCGGCAGCGAGAAAGGCGCTTTCACAGGAGCAACGAGCAGGCGCATCGGTAAATTTGAACAGTCAAACGGCGGAACGTTATTTCTTGATGAAATCGGTGAGTTGCCGATTGAGCTGCAAGTAAAGCTTCTCCGTGCTATTGAAGAGCAGGCGATTATACGTGTGGGGGGAAATGAGAAAATATCGTTAGACCTCCGCATTGTAGCAGCAACGAATCGTAAATTGAAAGCCGAAGTTGAAGGAGGACGCTTCCGCAGCGATTTATATTATCGGCTCAACGTTGTCAATATCGCCCTCCCACCGTTACGTGAACGCGCAGAGGATATTCCACTTCTTGCTCAACATTTCTTAATGAAGCATAAGCAAAATGTTGGGAAAGATATTAAGGGATTCGATCCGGCAGTGCTTATCTTTTTAAAGACATGCACATGGCGTGGTAATGTTCGTGAATTGGATAATGCAGTCGTAAGATCGATGGTCGCAGCCAGTGAAGAATATATCACAATCGACAACTTACCAGCCGACCTTCACATCGGAAATAATGATGAACAAGAATCAATCCCCTCTTCCTATCATGAATTTCTTTCCCAAAAAAAGATACTGAAAGATAAACACCTCAGGGAATTCGAAAAAAAATTCATCCTCGAAGCTCTTCGAAACAATCAGTGGAACATTTCTCAAACTGCAAGAGCTCTCGATATGGATCGCCGGCAACTTCAAAATTTGATGAAGGAACACGGGTTAAAGGTCAAGGAGAATGAAACGTAACAAATATTCATTTATCACTCAGACCTGCCTGCCGGCAGGCAGGCACTAAGTCCACTCCCGAAGGGATGCCTACGGCATGAGAAACACTAATCAATACTTTTTTTTTATACTCTGCCGCGAGCAATTCTTCCGCACTGCTAACTCACTACCTTCCAATAAGTTACGGATATTCATCTTCTAACCTGCGAATCTTCTCATCGCATCTTTCGCCTCCTCAAAACAAAATTCTATCATATCTGATTAATATTCAAGCATTTTTCCTGTGGCACACATCTTGGGATAAGTTATAGCGAACACCGATAGAATTCGGTACGATCAAAAAAATATTTAAGAATATAAATACAATGTGGAATACAATAATAATAACAACAGTCGGTTTGATTACCGGTATCATACTCATAATATATGTATGGGTAGAAGTTTCTTCTCGTAATCAGGAGAAGAATCACAAAAATCGTTCAGGCACTAAGTAAAACTGTTTAAAACTATTACATAACCTTTATGTTAGAAGAGAAAAAATTAGAATATCAGATACTCGAAGTTGCGAGAGAAATATTTTTCCAGTATGGATTCATCAAAGTGAAGATGGTTGATATTTGCGATCAACTCGGGATCAATAAGAAGACTATTCATAAATATTTTCCATCAAAAGATGTGTTGATTGAGAGGATTCTTGAAGATCACATGCTCGTTGCTTTGCAACAATACAAGGGAATAATGGATTCGTCTGATAAATACGCAACAAAACTATTTCACCTTTTATCCCTTATGGGCAAGACACTCATGTCTATGGGTATACTGTTTCTCGAGGACATGCGAAAATATCGACCAAATTTATGGAAAATGATGGAAAATGTCCGCAAACAAACGCTCTT encodes the following:
- a CDS encoding sigma-54 dependent transcriptional regulator yields the protein MNNLNLLIIDDEEKTRQILEINLQSAHNVILAKNGREALSLLQSEPIDIVLTDLKMPEVDGQTVMKEVKKMGRNIPVIIMTAFGTVENAVSMMKEGAFDYLTKPIDLDQLDLVLTRAANHVKLIRENEELRNQLRSIGNLSNIITASPKMQDVLKTVQQIASTNFTVLIEGETGTGKELVARAIHSSSQRSAKTFVDINCGAIPRELLESEFFGSEKGAFTGATSRRIGKFEQSNGGTLFLDEIGELPIELQVKLLRAIEEQAIIRVGGNEKISLDLRIVAATNRKLKAEVEGGRFRSDLYYRLNVVNIALPPLRERAEDIPLLAQHFLMKHKQNVGKDIKGFDPAVLIFLKTCTWRGNVRELDNAVVRSMVAASEEYITIDNLPADLHIGNNDEQESIPSSYHEFLSQKKILKDKHLREFEKKFILEALRNNQWNISQTARALDMDRRQLQNLMKEHGLKVKENET